From one Coleofasciculus sp. FACHB-1120 genomic stretch:
- a CDS encoding ATP-binding sensor histidine kinase, with amino-acid sequence MTPLVQQFPKLSGYTLVEQLYLGSRTAVYRGVQRLQQCPVVIKTLRHEYPSFSELVQFRNQYAIAKNLDIPGIVQPMSLEPYAHGYALVMEDIGGISLRHYIQTSPLTVEQFWPIALQIVDVLHQLYQQRIIHKDIKPANILIQPETGQIKLIDFSIASLLPRETQEIQNPNILEGTLAYISPEQTGRMNRGIDYRSDFYSLGITFFELLTGQLPFPADEPMEMVHAHIAKQPLSVCDFNPGLPILLGEILRKLMAKNAEERYQSALGLKYDLMRCQQEYQVVGKLAWFQLGERDISDRFLIPEKLYGREQEVQTLLEAFGRVANGASELMLVAGFSGIGKTAVVNEVHKPIVRWHGYFIKGKYDQFNRNLPFSAFVQAFRDLMGQLLSNDDVQLQEWKAKILAAVGDNGQVLIEVIPELEQVIGPQPPVPELSGSAAQNRFNLLFQKFITVFTTPEHPLVIFLDDLQWADSASLNLLKLLLTERDAYGGKQRGYLFIIGAYRDNEVFPTHPLMLMLDEVKKAETPIHTLTLEPLSQADVNQLTADTLSCSIELAQPLTELVCQKTKGNPFFLTQFLKALHEDGYISFDSQAGHWQCDLATVKLLALTDDVVEFMALQLQKLPAATQTALKLAACIGAQFDLATLAIVNERSPEDTAIDLWKALQEGVILPIAEVYKFYQPSPLQVADVNQAATFNCSYRFLHDRVQQAAYSLIPNEQKQTTHYQIGQLLLQQVSPGAREERIFEIVNQLNYGTTLVEAQQERDELAQLNLMACRKARLATAYQAAREYATVGLQLLGADAWHRQYEMTLALHDLAAEVAFLAGAFEQMDRWIEAVIARAKTPLEQVQVYQVRIQALVARNQFVEAIAIGQSVFRMLGVNLPDETTLEDIRLLKQEIDALIGDRAIESFLYLPPMSDPQQLAIMQNAARLTPVCYMSGTKLYFLVVALQVKLSIQFGNSPVSPYCYAGYAFQLRILWGDMTKVPQFGQLGYQLASEPDAKNIRAATALLMGGYVGHWTIHLRETLPILLEGYQAGLETGNLEFMGYDAQLYCFNAYWCGQPLAELEPQIRAYYQQLCDLHQVTAANCVLAYWQAAQILLGESEEEILLRQDAYEEQVLDEAKVDFYRLSFFYLYRFTLNYWLEDFAKAEYDATQTRQYLAGGMGSTVEPILYFYDSLTVLATPPESMLESEPRWQRMQENQAKLKEWADYGPMNYLHKYHLVEAEKHRVLDRKTEAIELYDLAIAGAKTNGYPQEAALANELAAKFYLAWNKERIAQAYMIEAYYGYARWGAKAKLADLETRYPQLLAPILQPTQTPFSVDETVFATGTVTATNTSSTSISDSLDLFAILKASQTLSSEIELEQLIGTLLLTVIQTSGATQCALMLSEEQNLTVQAKAELTESGQIETQILHPAQSLVDSGIVPISLVTKVKRNLQSAVISNAVQEPLLIGDVYIQNQQPKSLLCSPILQQGKLLGMVYLENNLATGAFTRDRVKLLNLLCAQAAISLENARLYRQAQAYAQQLEESQLQIVQNEKMATLGNLVAGVAHEINNPVSFLNGSINNAKDYVKDLREYLDTYQQQQPPTGSVAELAQEIDLEFLLEDLPKLIDSMQGATDRIKGISTSLRTFSRADTEHKISAKLHEGLDSTLLILKYRLNANENRPAIKVIRNYGEIPEIDCFPGQLNQVFMNILANAIDMFDEMAQQTIFEKLEHHPQQIAIQTALLPEQNTVEIRINDNGKGMNEEIKSKIFDHLFTTKEVGKGTGLGLAIARQIVLEKHDGRLEVQSELGQGTEFSIFLPVRGQVIHPA; translated from the coding sequence ATGACTCCTCTAGTACAGCAATTCCCAAAACTTTCTGGCTATACCTTGGTTGAGCAACTGTATCTAGGTTCTAGGACAGCTGTCTATCGAGGAGTGCAAAGGTTACAGCAATGTCCGGTGGTGATTAAGACACTGCGGCACGAATATCCTAGCTTCAGCGAATTGGTGCAGTTTCGCAATCAGTATGCGATCGCAAAAAATCTCGACATTCCAGGCATTGTCCAACCGATGAGTCTAGAACCCTATGCTCATGGCTATGCCTTGGTGATGGAAGACATTGGTGGCATCTCTCTACGTCATTACATCCAGACTTCCCCGCTGACGGTTGAACAATTCTGGCCAATTGCTCTGCAAATTGTGGATGTCCTCCACCAGCTCTATCAGCAACGAATTATTCACAAAGACATTAAACCCGCCAACATTCTGATTCAACCCGAAACTGGGCAGATTAAGCTGATTGACTTTAGCATTGCTTCCCTATTACCCCGCGAAACCCAAGAGATTCAAAATCCCAACATTCTAGAAGGCACCCTAGCCTATATCTCACCAGAACAAACCGGGCGGATGAACCGGGGGATTGACTATCGCAGCGATTTCTATTCTTTGGGAATTACCTTTTTTGAACTGCTTACGGGACAGTTACCATTCCCAGCTGACGAGCCAATGGAAATGGTTCATGCCCATATCGCGAAGCAACCCCTCTCAGTCTGCGATTTCAACCCAGGTTTGCCCATCCTGCTCGGTGAAATCCTCCGCAAACTGATGGCTAAGAATGCGGAAGAGCGCTATCAAAGTGCCCTTGGTCTTAAGTACGATCTCATGAGATGTCAGCAAGAGTATCAGGTTGTTGGCAAACTCGCCTGGTTTCAGTTAGGTGAACGGGATATCAGCGATCGCTTTTTGATTCCCGAAAAACTCTACGGACGAGAACAAGAAGTTCAAACCTTGCTTGAAGCTTTTGGTCGAGTTGCCAACGGAGCCTCCGAACTGATGCTAGTAGCCGGTTTTTCCGGTATTGGCAAAACCGCCGTCGTCAATGAAGTGCATAAGCCGATTGTGCGTTGGCATGGTTACTTCATCAAAGGTAAATACGACCAATTCAACCGCAATCTTCCCTTTAGCGCCTTTGTCCAAGCCTTCCGCGACCTGATGGGTCAACTGCTGAGCAATGATGACGTGCAGTTGCAAGAGTGGAAAGCGAAGATCCTGGCAGCAGTGGGTGACAATGGTCAGGTGCTGATCGAGGTAATTCCTGAACTCGAACAGGTTATCGGCCCACAACCCCCTGTACCCGAACTCTCTGGTAGCGCCGCTCAGAACCGTTTCAATCTGCTGTTCCAGAAGTTCATCACGGTGTTCACCACCCCAGAGCATCCACTGGTCATTTTCCTGGATGACTTGCAGTGGGCTGATTCCGCTTCTTTGAACTTGCTAAAGCTACTGCTGACAGAGCGCGATGCCTACGGCGGCAAGCAACGCGGTTATCTGTTCATCATCGGAGCTTATCGGGATAACGAAGTGTTCCCGACTCACCCCTTGATGCTGATGCTCGATGAGGTCAAAAAAGCTGAAACCCCGATCCATACCCTCACCCTGGAACCCCTGAGCCAAGCGGATGTGAATCAGTTAACGGCAGATACGCTGAGTTGCTCGATTGAATTAGCTCAGCCATTGACAGAGTTGGTCTGTCAAAAAACCAAGGGAAATCCCTTCTTCCTCACCCAATTTCTCAAAGCCCTGCATGAGGACGGCTATATTTCGTTTGATTCCCAGGCAGGACATTGGCAGTGCGACTTAGCAACGGTGAAGTTACTCGCGCTCACGGATGATGTCGTCGAGTTTATGGCACTTCAGTTGCAAAAATTACCTGCTGCAACCCAGACTGCTTTGAAACTGGCAGCTTGCATTGGCGCTCAGTTCGATTTGGCAACCTTGGCGATTGTCAATGAGCGATCGCCCGAAGATACCGCCATCGACCTCTGGAAAGCCTTGCAAGAAGGCGTGATTTTACCGATTGCCGAGGTCTATAAGTTTTATCAGCCGTCACCACTTCAGGTGGCAGACGTCAACCAGGCAGCAACCTTTAACTGTTCCTATCGCTTTCTCCACGACCGCGTTCAGCAAGCCGCCTATTCTCTCATCCCTAACGAGCAAAAACAGACGACTCATTACCAAATCGGACAACTGTTGCTGCAACAAGTTTCCCCAGGCGCCAGAGAAGAACGCATTTTTGAAATCGTCAATCAGTTGAACTATGGAACGACGCTGGTTGAGGCACAACAGGAACGGGACGAACTCGCCCAACTCAATCTCATGGCTTGCCGCAAAGCCAGACTGGCAACCGCCTATCAAGCCGCCCGCGAATATGCCACCGTAGGGCTGCAACTGCTAGGAGCAGACGCTTGGCACCGGCAGTACGAAATGACCTTAGCTCTGCACGACTTAGCTGCCGAGGTAGCTTTCTTAGCGGGTGCTTTTGAGCAGATGGATCGGTGGATTGAAGCGGTGATTGCTCGTGCGAAAACACCACTAGAACAGGTGCAAGTCTATCAAGTCCGAATTCAGGCGTTAGTCGCCCGCAATCAATTTGTCGAAGCGATCGCGATCGGTCAATCGGTCTTCCGAATGTTGGGCGTGAACTTGCCAGACGAAACAACGCTAGAGGATATTCGGCTCCTGAAGCAGGAAATTGATGCCTTAATTGGCGATCGCGCCATTGAGTCATTTCTTTATCTGCCCCCCATGAGCGATCCTCAGCAGCTCGCGATTATGCAAAATGCAGCGCGACTGACCCCCGTCTGCTATATGTCCGGCACAAAGCTTTATTTTCTGGTCGTAGCCCTCCAGGTTAAATTATCAATTCAATTTGGCAATAGTCCGGTTTCCCCTTACTGCTACGCGGGTTACGCCTTTCAACTGAGGATATTGTGGGGAGACATGACCAAGGTACCTCAGTTTGGGCAATTAGGATACCAACTCGCCTCAGAGCCAGATGCCAAAAATATTCGAGCCGCAACAGCCCTGTTAATGGGGGGATATGTGGGTCACTGGACGATCCATCTGCGAGAAACGTTGCCGATTCTGCTGGAAGGCTATCAAGCTGGATTAGAAACTGGCAATCTAGAATTTATGGGCTACGATGCCCAGTTGTACTGCTTCAATGCTTATTGGTGCGGTCAACCGCTCGCTGAACTCGAACCACAAATCCGCGCCTATTACCAACAGTTGTGCGACCTCCACCAAGTTACGGCAGCAAACTGTGTTTTGGCTTACTGGCAAGCGGCTCAAATTCTTTTGGGTGAGTCAGAGGAAGAGATTCTCCTACGCCAGGATGCCTATGAAGAACAAGTTCTGGATGAGGCAAAAGTCGATTTTTACCGACTATCTTTCTTTTACCTGTATCGATTCACATTGAATTACTGGCTGGAAGACTTTGCCAAGGCGGAATACGATGCCACTCAAACCCGACAGTATTTAGCCGGAGGGATGGGAAGTACCGTTGAACCGATCTTATATTTCTATGATTCTCTGACCGTGCTGGCAACTCCGCCAGAATCGATGTTGGAGTCAGAACCTAGATGGCAGCGAATGCAAGAAAATCAAGCCAAGCTAAAAGAGTGGGCAGATTATGGCCCCATGAATTACTTGCACAAATATCATCTAGTAGAAGCTGAAAAACATCGCGTTCTCGATCGCAAAACGGAAGCAATAGAACTGTATGACCTAGCGATCGCTGGTGCCAAAACCAATGGCTACCCTCAGGAAGCAGCCCTTGCCAATGAACTAGCGGCAAAATTTTACCTGGCTTGGAACAAAGAGCGGATCGCCCAAGCTTATATGATTGAAGCCTATTATGGCTATGCTCGCTGGGGGGCGAAAGCCAAACTCGCCGACTTAGAAACTCGCTATCCTCAACTACTGGCTCCCATCCTCCAACCAACGCAGACACCATTCTCTGTTGACGAAACCGTATTTGCCACTGGAACTGTCACCGCTACGAATACTTCCTCCACCAGTATTTCTGATTCCCTGGATCTGTTTGCCATCCTCAAAGCTTCCCAAACTCTTTCTAGTGAAATTGAGCTTGAGCAGTTAATTGGCACTCTCTTACTTACGGTAATACAAACCTCAGGGGCGACGCAGTGCGCTTTGATGTTGAGTGAGGAACAAAATCTCACGGTTCAGGCTAAGGCAGAGCTTACGGAATCGGGTCAAATCGAAACGCAGATTCTGCATCCGGCGCAGTCGCTTGTCGATAGTGGTATAGTGCCCATCAGTTTGGTAACAAAAGTTAAACGCAACTTGCAGTCTGCGGTGATTAGCAACGCCGTGCAAGAGCCGCTATTGATCGGTGATGTGTATATCCAAAACCAACAGCCCAAGAGTCTGCTGTGCAGCCCCATTCTGCAACAAGGCAAGTTGCTGGGCATGGTCTATCTGGAAAATAACCTGGCAACAGGAGCCTTTACCCGCGATCGCGTGAAGTTGCTGAATCTGCTCTGTGCCCAAGCTGCGATTTCACTGGAGAATGCTCGCCTCTATCGGCAAGCCCAAGCCTATGCTCAACAGCTTGAAGAATCTCAGCTTCAGATTGTGCAAAACGAGAAAATGGCTACTTTGGGTAACTTGGTGGCAGGAGTTGCTCACGAAATTAATAACCCAGTCAGCTTCCTCAACGGCAGTATTAATAATGCCAAAGATTATGTAAAAGACCTGCGTGAATATTTAGACACCTATCAGCAGCAGCAGCCGCCTACTGGTTCGGTGGCCGAATTGGCCCAAGAAATTGACCTGGAGTTTCTCTTGGAGGATTTACCCAAGTTAATTGACTCAATGCAAGGGGCGACCGATCGCATCAAAGGCATCAGCACCAGTCTGCGTACCTTCTCTCGTGCCGATACGGAACACAAAATTAGCGCCAAGCTGCACGAAGGGTTAGATAGTACGCTGTTAATTCTCAAGTATCGGCTCAACGCGAATGAAAATCGGCCTGCCATTAAAGTTATCCGAAACTACGGTGAAATCCCTGAAATTGATTGCTTCCCCGGTCAGCTTAACCAGGTGTTTATGAACATTTTGGCTAATGCGATTGATATGTTCGATGAAATGGCACAGCAAACAATCTTTGAAAAATTAGAACATCATCCCCAACAGATCGCGATTCAAACTGCATTATTACCAGAACAAAATACGGTTGAAATTCGCATTAATGATAACGGTAAAGGCATGAATGAGGAAATCAAATCTAAGATTTTCGATCATTTGTTTACTACTAAAGAGGTTGGCAAAGGAACGGGGTTAGGCTTAGCGATCGCTCGTCAGATTGTGCTAGAGAAACATGATGGTCGGCTGGAAGTCCAGTCGGAGTTGGGGCAAGGCACTGAGTTTTCCATCTTCCTCCCGGTTCGGGGTCAAGTCATCCATCCTGCTTGA
- a CDS encoding glycosyltransferase family 4 protein: protein MRIAQVAPLWERVPPPAYGGIELVVGLLSDELVRRGHEVTLFASGDSISLAKLESVHPQALRLDSSVKEYSIYEMLQLSRVYEQADKFDIIHSHMGCAALPYANLVKTPTVHTLHGIFTPDNEKLFMHARRQPFISISNDQREPRLNLNCVATVYNGINPTIYEFYPQPDNPPYLAFLGRISPEKGPHLAIEIAKRSGWHLKMAGKVDVVDVEYFEQEIKPHIDGKQIEYLGEANHVQKNALMGGAVATLFPITWREPFGLVMIESMASGTPVIAMKMGSTPEVIAHGKTGFLTHNVEEAIAAIDQAAQLNRYACREHVLSHFSVQQMTDGYEAVYQQILAERFSQNGHVRSQSRLRSTH, encoded by the coding sequence ATGAGAATTGCACAGGTGGCACCCTTATGGGAGCGTGTTCCACCTCCAGCTTATGGCGGCATTGAATTGGTTGTCGGGTTACTTTCCGATGAATTAGTCCGGCGCGGTCATGAGGTCACTTTGTTTGCATCTGGTGATTCCATCAGTCTCGCTAAATTAGAATCTGTTCATCCACAGGCACTCCGTTTAGACTCCTCAGTGAAGGAATATAGCATTTACGAAATGCTGCAATTGAGTCGAGTCTACGAGCAAGCAGATAAGTTTGATATCATTCACTCTCACATGGGCTGCGCTGCCTTGCCTTATGCGAATCTGGTAAAAACGCCTACTGTTCACACCCTGCATGGCATTTTTACCCCAGACAATGAAAAGCTGTTTATGCACGCCCGCCGTCAACCTTTTATTAGTATCTCCAATGACCAGCGGGAACCCAGACTAAATCTGAACTGCGTCGCTACGGTTTACAACGGCATCAATCCAACGATTTATGAGTTTTACCCCCAGCCGGATAACCCCCCTTACTTGGCTTTTCTAGGTCGAATCTCACCGGAAAAAGGGCCACATTTGGCAATAGAAATTGCTAAGCGTTCTGGCTGGCACTTAAAGATGGCAGGAAAAGTGGATGTCGTTGATGTGGAATATTTTGAGCAGGAAATCAAGCCTCACATCGATGGCAAGCAGATTGAATATTTGGGTGAAGCAAACCATGTTCAAAAGAATGCATTGATGGGAGGGGCTGTTGCAACTTTGTTCCCAATTACCTGGCGCGAACCGTTTGGGTTAGTAATGATTGAATCGATGGCATCGGGAACGCCAGTGATTGCCATGAAGATGGGTTCTACGCCAGAAGTGATTGCTCACGGGAAGACAGGCTTTTTAACCCACAACGTTGAAGAAGCGATCGCTGCAATTGATCAAGCTGCCCAATTGAACCGCTACGCTTGTCGAGAACACGTGCTAAGTCACTTCAGCGTGCAACAGATGACTGATGGCTACGAAGCAGTTTATCAACAAATCTTGGCGGAGCGCTTTTCGCAAAATGGTCACGTCCGCAGTCAATCTAGATTGCGTAGCACCCATTAA
- a CDS encoding tetratricopeptide repeat protein: protein MHYRLRYLSFTTATLLLSVTFPLLPLTSNFEPLVVQAQTTQDRNAKAKRLNEEGLQQLDRGQFREALEKFQQALAINREIGDRKGEGVSLNNIGLAYDNLDRYPKALEFYQQALAIFIESRDKAEEGNTRSNIGLVYRKLSQYPKALEFYQQALAIRKEIDDKSGIGTTLNNMGAVYHGLGEYPKALEFFSEALAIRRKIGDKTGEGTTLGNMGSVYNESGQYPKALEFYQQALAIAREVSNKAGEGVILSNMGAVYNSLGEYPKALEFYQQALAIFTKIGAKAWEGNTLNKIGLVYNNLGQYPKALEFYQQALAIRKEIDDKAGEGGTLNNIGGVYTNLGQYPKALEFFNQALAIRQEIGDKPGKGVTFNNIGAVYIELGQYLKALEFYQQALAIRKEVGDKAGEGVTLSNIGLVYAKLGQYPKALEFYQQALAIGQEIGDKAGKGVTFNNIGLVYSELGQYPKALEFYQQALAIGQEIGDKASEANTLSNIGLVHRNLNQYPKALEFYQQALAIRTKIGDKAGEGTTLDNMGAIYYNRGQYEKALEFYQQALAIRKEVGDKAGEGTTLNNIGAVYYDQKQDPKALEFYQQALAIRKEIGDKPGEGVTLNNIGVLLEEKQPELAIAFLKQSVNVTEAIRKDLRILPKEQQQSYTETVAATYRRLADLLLKENRVLEAQRVLDLLKLQELDDYLRTVQGNENTKPGVEYLPLEERLLGEYNTELASVVQIGKELQKLQKIPASDRTPEQEKRRREIETAQRESTRKFLDFIGSPQIVALVGQLNQTTDGETLSPQMLVGLQDNLKKLAQDAVLLYPLILEDRLELVLITPYAPPIHQTVPVKREELNRTIADFRSALTNPNANAKEPAQKLYNWLIQPIEAALKEANAQTIIYAPDGQLRYIPLAALYDGNQWLVQKYRVNNITALSLTEWDKKPQTPKILAGAFSQGNYSFQVGDRNFNFGGLRFAGKEVENLAAMLPNTTGLLNRDFSEKEILARISDYSILHFATHAAFVTGKPEDSFILFGNGDRANFRDVETWPLRNTDLVVLSACETGVGGQLGDGKEILGFGYLMQKAGARAAIASLWTVDDGGTQALMNAFYTALENGNTPKAESLRQAQIALITGDYTALGQERGIFVVERIRDIPGNVSDRLSHPYYWAPFILIGNGL, encoded by the coding sequence ATGCACTACCGTCTTAGATATCTCAGCTTTACTACTGCGACTCTATTACTTTCGGTAACATTTCCCCTTTTACCGCTTACCTCAAACTTTGAGCCTCTGGTCGTTCAGGCGCAAACGACCCAAGATAGAAACGCTAAGGCAAAGCGGCTGAACGAAGAGGGACTTCAGCAATTAGACAGGGGGCAATTTCGAGAAGCCTTAGAGAAATTCCAGCAGGCTTTAGCGATTAATCGAGAAATTGGCGATCGCAAAGGCGAGGGAGTCAGCCTCAACAACATTGGGCTAGCTTACGACAACTTGGATCGATATCCCAAAGCTTTAGAGTTTTATCAACAAGCTTTAGCGATTTTTATAGAAAGTCGGGACAAGGCGGAGGAAGGAAACACTCGCAGTAACATCGGGTTAGTTTACCGCAAACTGAGCCAGTACCCCAAAGCTCTAGAGTTCTATCAGCAAGCCTTAGCCATTCGCAAAGAAATTGATGACAAGTCAGGGATAGGGACAACCCTCAACAATATGGGGGCAGTTTACCACGGCCTCGGAGAGTACCCAAAAGCCCTAGAGTTCTTTAGCGAAGCCTTAGCCATTCGCAGAAAAATTGGCGACAAGACAGGGGAAGGGACAACCCTCGGCAACATGGGATCGGTTTACAACGAGTCGGGACAGTACCCGAAAGCTTTAGAGTTTTATCAGCAAGCTTTAGCCATCGCTAGAGAAGTTAGCAACAAAGCGGGGGAAGGGGTAATTCTCAGCAACATGGGGGCAGTTTACAACAGCCTTGGAGAGTACCCGAAAGCCTTAGAGTTTTATCAACAAGCTTTAGCCATTTTCACAAAAATTGGTGCCAAAGCGTGGGAAGGAAACACCCTCAACAAGATTGGGTTAGTTTACAACAACCTGGGGCAGTACCCAAAAGCTTTGGAGTTTTATCAACAAGCTTTAGCCATTCGTAAAGAAATTGACGATAAGGCGGGTGAAGGAGGCACCCTCAACAATATTGGGGGAGTTTATACTAATCTGGGGCAGTACCCGAAAGCCTTGGAGTTTTTTAATCAAGCTTTAGCCATTCGTCAAGAAATTGGTGACAAGCCGGGGAAAGGGGTGACTTTTAACAATATCGGGGCAGTTTATATTGAGCTGGGGCAATATTTAAAAGCTTTGGAGTTTTATCAACAAGCTTTAGCCATTCGCAAAGAAGTTGGCGATAAGGCGGGGGAAGGGGTGACTCTCAGCAATATTGGGTTAGTTTACGCCAAACTAGGACAATATCCGAAAGCGTTGGAGTTCTATCAACAAGCTTTAGCGATTGGTCAAGAAATTGGCGATAAGGCAGGGAAAGGGGTGACTTTCAACAATATCGGGTTAGTTTACTCCGAGCTAGGACAGTACCCAAAAGCGTTGGAGTTTTATCAACAAGCTTTAGCGATTGGTCAAGAAATTGGCGATAAGGCGTCGGAAGCAAACACTCTCAGCAACATCGGGTTAGTTCACCGCAACTTAAATCAGTACCCGAAAGCGTTAGAGTTCTATCAACAAGCTTTAGCCATTCGCACAAAAATTGGCGACAAAGCGGGGGAAGGAACAACCCTCGATAATATGGGGGCAATTTACTACAACCGGGGACAGTACGAGAAAGCATTAGAGTTTTATCAACAAGCTTTAGCCATTCGTAAAGAAGTTGGCGATAAAGCGGGGGAAGGGACAACCCTCAATAACATTGGGGCAGTTTACTACGACCAGAAGCAGGACCCAAAAGCGTTGGAGTTTTATCAACAAGCTTTAGCCATTCGCAAAGAAATTGGCGATAAGCCTGGGGAAGGTGTAACCCTCAATAATATTGGTGTGCTTTTAGAGGAAAAGCAGCCAGAATTAGCGATCGCTTTCTTGAAACAATCGGTCAATGTCACGGAAGCGATTCGCAAAGATTTAAGAATCCTGCCAAAAGAGCAACAGCAGTCTTACACCGAAACCGTTGCAGCCACCTATCGTCGTCTCGCCGACCTTTTGCTCAAAGAAAACCGGGTACTCGAAGCGCAACGAGTCCTCGACTTGCTCAAACTTCAAGAACTCGACGATTACCTCCGCACCGTACAAGGGAACGAAAATACAAAACCGGGGGTGGAATATTTACCCTTAGAAGAGCGACTTTTGGGCGAGTATAATACTGAACTCGCTTCCGTTGTCCAAATTGGTAAAGAACTACAGAAACTCCAGAAAATTCCTGCAAGCGATCGCACCCCTGAGCAGGAAAAGCGACGACGGGAGATTGAAACCGCTCAGCGGGAATCGACCCGAAAATTTCTCGATTTTATCGGTTCTCCCCAAATTGTCGCCCTGGTTGGGCAACTGAACCAAACCACAGACGGCGAAACCCTTAGCCCGCAAATGCTTGTAGGTTTACAAGATAATCTCAAAAAACTGGCACAAGATGCTGTTCTCCTCTATCCGCTGATTCTCGAAGACCGCCTGGAACTGGTACTCATTACCCCCTACGCGCCTCCGATTCATCAGACTGTCCCCGTCAAACGAGAAGAACTCAACCGCACCATTGCCGACTTTCGTTCTGCCTTAACAAATCCGAATGCGAATGCTAAAGAACCTGCCCAAAAACTCTACAATTGGCTCATTCAACCGATAGAAGCTGCCCTTAAAGAAGCGAACGCCCAGACCATTATCTATGCTCCAGACGGACAATTGCGCTACATTCCCCTAGCGGCTTTGTATGACGGCAATCAGTGGTTGGTGCAGAAGTACCGCGTCAATAATATCACTGCCTTAAGTTTGACCGAGTGGGACAAGAAACCCCAAACGCCTAAGATTTTAGCGGGTGCGTTCAGTCAGGGAAATTACAGCTTTCAAGTCGGCGATCGCAACTTCAACTTTGGAGGATTGCGCTTTGCAGGAAAGGAAGTCGAAAACTTGGCGGCGATGCTTCCTAACACGACAGGTTTACTCAACCGGGACTTTAGCGAAAAGGAAATATTAGCCCGGATCAGCGATTATTCTATCCTCCACTTCGCGACTCATGCCGCCTTTGTCACAGGTAAACCTGAAGATTCGTTTATATTATTTGGCAATGGCGATCGCGCAAATTTCCGCGATGTCGAAACTTGGCCTCTCAGAAATACCGATCTGGTCGTACTTTCTGCTTGCGAAACCGGAGTCGGCGGTCAATTAGGTGATGGGAAAGAGATTTTAGGCTTTGGGTACCTGATGCAGAAGGCAGGTGCGAGGGCGGCGATCGCGTCTTTGTGGACGGTCGATGATGGCGGTACCCAAGCACTGATGAATGCTTTCTATACCGCACTAGAAAATGGCAATACCCCGAAAGCTGAATCCCTCCGCCAAGCACAAATCGCCTTAATTACCGGCGACTATACGGCTTTGGGTCAAGAACGGGGCATTTTTGTCGTCGAACGGATTCGCGATATACCCGGTAATGTTAGCGATCGCCTTAGCCACCCTTATTATTGGGCACCCTTCATCTTGATTGGCAATGGTCTATAA